Genomic DNA from Mycolicibacterium helvum:
GATAAGCCGGTCGGAGTCGTCCGTACCGTTGAGTAAACCCGTCGATCTCATCGGAATCGACTGATAATCTCCAAGTTCGATCGTTGTGGGCACGCGGCGGGCCGGCGATTGCGCTGCCAGAGTTAGGTGCTCAGGCTCAATCCATGGGTGTGGGGGCATGCAGTGTGACGAAACACGATCCGGGGTCGGCATGATTGAGGTTAGACAGGCGACAGCGCAGGATGCGATGGGTGTGGCGCAGGCGCATGTCCGCTCATGGCAAGTGGGCTATCGGGGACTCATCTCGCAGGGATACCTCGATGCCCTACGCCCGGAGGACAGGGCCCAAGGCTACGGCTTCGATCAGATGAAACGCGAAGGCCCTTTCACGCAGGTGGCCGTAGACGGTGACACGATATGTGGGCACGTCACTACCGGCCTAAGCCGAGACGACGACCGGCAAGGGGATGGGGAGATCTGGGCGATCTACGTCGACCCAGCCAGATGGGGCACCGGAGTCGGGCGCCACTTGATGGCCGCCGGATGCGAGCACCTCCGCCGTCAAGGTCTTGGCGCCGCGTGTCTTTGGGTGCTCTCTGGCAACGCCCGCGCCCGCCGCTTCTACGAATCCTTGGGATGGCGGTGGCAGGGGACCCAGCGGACCGACAACATCGGCGACGACGTTGTGTACGAAGTCCGCTACGAACGCGCACTGCTGCCGGCCAGCCTTCGATCTTGAGCTCGCTCGACGCGGGTGTCGCCCCCGGGGCCGTTCACCTTGCTGACCGACACGTCTCGGTTGAATGAGTCGACAGCGACGAACGGGCGGACGGCACGATCCGTCAGGCTGGGAGGTGGCTAGCGTTAGCAGTCGCTTCGTCCGGTGGGCCGCAGCTGGTGTGAAATCCTGGATCGGTGGGCTCAGGGTTCTTGTCGCAGATCCGATGCGTGGCGTTCGACGTCGGTGAGACGTTGGTCGATGAAACTCGGATATGGGCCGAGCTTGCGCAGCGGCTGGGCGTGACGCCGTTGACTTTGAGTGGTGTGCTGGGAGCCGTGATCGCCACTGGCAGAGGTCATCACGATCTCTGGGATATTCTCGGTGTCGACCGCCCCGTAGTTGGTCTGGACCCAGTTCATGGTGATCTGTATCCCGATGCTCTGGAATGTGTCGCGGCTGCGCGCCGGGTGGGGTTGACCGTCGGCGTCGCCGGTAACCAGCCTGCGACCGTCGAGCAGGTGCTCGTAGCGGCCGGACTGGAGGCTGACTTCGTCGCTTCCTCGATGACGTGGGGTGTGGCTAAGCCAGATCCCGAGTTCTTCGTCCGGCTGATCGCCGAAGCGCGCGTTCCTGCTGAGAGCATTTTGTATGTGGGTGACCGCCTCGACAATGACGTCCTGCCGGCCCGGGCGGTCGGGATGCGCACGGTGTTTGTCCGGCGCGGGCCGTGGGGCCATATTCACGCCCTCAAAGATGAAGCGGCGCTTGCTGATCTGCGTGTGGACTCCCTGCAGGAACTCGCCACGCTGTTAAGCGCTGTCCGCAGTTGAAGCCGACTCGCCGCTTTCTAGAGTGGGTTTTCGCATGGCGTGGTCGCGGGTGTGACCCATACGTTATGCGGCAGTCCCGGTTTCGATGGTGGTTCCGCCGAAGGTGAGGCGGTCGACGATCGCTGCGCAAAGCCTGGCTGCGTATTGGATCTGGCCGAGTGTCCGGTCATCGTCGGCCAGCAGCAGGAGGCCACGACGGTGGTGCCAGACGCCAATGGCATTGCTCTGGCGTCCAGGGCCGGACCTAGAGGAAATGTGACCGACCTTTCGACGTCCACGTGGACCGTGCGGCTGGGTCGATCGGCGGTGGACTGCCTATCTCAGTTGCGCATTGGCATGTGTCACCGATCAGCCCTCGTTGATGTTCAGGTGCAGAGCAGGGGTGGTCATCCGATCCGACTCGTCTACTGCTGTTGTGTCCCAGCGGCTGATGGTGAGGGCGGGTATAGCCATGGCCATTTCTGCGCTCCATGAGGTACGCCAGTCGTTGGGAAAGCAGCGTTGCAGGAGGTCGATCATGCTCGGTACAGCGGTCGATGCCCCAGGGGATGCGCCGAGGAGACCGGCGATGGATCCGTCGGCGCTGACGACGAGTTCGGTGCCCTGTTGGATGACCCCGATACGGCGGCGGTCGGGGGTGATCAGTTGCGCTCGTTGTCCTGCCGCGAAGAGTTCCCACTGGTTTGGGTCGGCGTGGGGGTAGTAGCGGCGAAGGTGAGCGAACCTCCTTCGCGGCCGAGCGGCTAGCTGAATGAGCAGGTAGGTGATCAGCGTCAGGTTTTGCAGGATCGCCGCTGCGATCACGTGCACGTTGTGCCAGCGAATAGTGGTGAAGAAGTCAGTCCACCGGCCGTGTTTGAGAAGTCTGGTGCTGAACGTTGCGTACGGTCCGAACATCAGGTGTGGCGTGCCGTCGATGACTCGTCTATCGAGGTGCGGCACCGACATCGGTGGCGCACCCATCTCAGCTTGGCCATAGACCTTGGTGTCGTGCTGGTTCACCACGGCCGGATCGGAACATCGCAGGAATGCCGCACCGACGGGCAGAACGGCGTATCCGCGGACCTCGGGGAGGTGTGCACGCTGTAACAGCCGCAGTGCGTGACCGCCAGCACCGACGAACACCCACCGTCCGCGCACCGTGAAGTCACCTATCTGGTTGCGGCCACATACAACCCACGATCCGTCACGGTCCTGGTGCAGCGCTTGCACCTCATGGCCCAAGCGGACCTGCCCACCACTCCGCGAGGTGATTATGCGGGTTAATCCCTTGGTGAGAGCGCCGAAGTCGACATCGGTGCCGCCTGGATGTCGAGTGGCCGCGACGACCTCGCCGGGATCGCGCCCCTGCATGACCAGCGGCGCCCATTGCGCGATCGTGGTGCGTTCATCACTGAACTCCATGCCGGAAAACAACGGATCGCAGGTGAGGGTCTCGAAGCGGCGACGCAGATAGCAGACATCGTGATCGCCGAACACCACGTCCATGTGGCCGGCGGTGTGGACGAATGTCTCCGGGTCGAGCAGTCCGCTAGCAGCGAGATGAGACCACCATTGACGGCTGGACTGAAATTGGGCCGCGATCGCTGAAGGTTTGGCGCCATCGTTGGGGTC
This window encodes:
- a CDS encoding HAD family hydrolase, translating into MAFDVGETLVDETRIWAELAQRLGVTPLTLSGVLGAVIATGRGHHDLWDILGVDRPVVGLDPVHGDLYPDALECVAAARRVGLTVGVAGNQPATVEQVLVAAGLEADFVASSMTWGVAKPDPEFFVRLIAEARVPAESILYVGDRLDNDVLPARAVGMRTVFVRRGPWGHIHALKDEAALADLRVDSLQELATLLSAVRS
- a CDS encoding malate:quinone oxidoreductase, with product MAPSPHIAEDNVSVGQAADVVLIGGGIMSATLGSMLALLEPGWRIVMLERADALATESSAPWNNAGTGHSGFCELNYMPDPNDGAKPSAIAAQFQSSRQWWSHLAASGLLDPETFVHTAGHMDVVFGDHDVCYLRRRFETLTCDPLFSGMEFSDERTTIAQWAPLVMQGRDPGEVVAATRHPGGTDVDFGALTKGLTRIITSRSGGQVRLGHEVQALHQDRDGSWVVCGRNQIGDFTVRGRWVFVGAGGHALRLLQRAHLPEVRGYAVLPVGAAFLRCSDPAVVNQHDTKVYGQAEMGAPPMSVPHLDRRVIDGTPHLMFGPYATFSTRLLKHGRWTDFFTTIRWHNVHVIAAAILQNLTLITYLLIQLAARPRRRFAHLRRYYPHADPNQWELFAAGQRAQLITPDRRRIGVIQQGTELVVSADGSIAGLLGASPGASTAVPSMIDLLQRCFPNDWRTSWSAEMAMAIPALTISRWDTTAVDESDRMTTPALHLNINEG
- a CDS encoding GNAT family N-acetyltransferase, with product MIEVRQATAQDAMGVAQAHVRSWQVGYRGLISQGYLDALRPEDRAQGYGFDQMKREGPFTQVAVDGDTICGHVTTGLSRDDDRQGDGEIWAIYVDPARWGTGVGRHLMAAGCEHLRRQGLGAACLWVLSGNARARRFYESLGWRWQGTQRTDNIGDDVVYEVRYERALLPASLRS